A stretch of Endozoicomonas sp. SCSIO W0465 DNA encodes these proteins:
- a CDS encoding DUF2065 domain-containing protein — MGINSGEWTMDFGQQLLIAFSLMLVLEGVVPFLYPQRWRQLVSRLAEIDDRQLRIAGLVSMLVGVALLYLING; from the coding sequence ATGGGTATAAACAGCGGAGAATGGACAATGGACTTTGGGCAGCAATTATTGATTGCTTTCAGCCTGATGCTGGTGCTTGAAGGTGTTGTGCCATTTCTTTACCCACAGCGCTGGCGACAATTAGTGAGTCGGCTGGCTGAAATTGATGACCGGCAACTCAGAATCGCTGGTCTGGTCAGCATGCTGGTGGGTGTGGCTTTACTGTATCTGATCAATGGTTAG
- the miaA gene encoding tRNA (adenosine(37)-N6)-dimethylallyltransferase MiaA produces the protein MSGYEEQQLPIAVFLMGPTASGKTDLAVALSKVLPFEIISVDSALIYQGMDIGTAKPEPEVLKEAPHHLIDILDPADSYSAADFRRDALALMADITARGRVPLLVGGTMMYFKVLRDGMATMPSADAEVRQRLLDSAQAHGWFFLHQQLSEVDPKAALRIKPSDTQRLQRALEVYELTGKPLSQWHREQDEQCLPYRIVSLAVAPKDRSVLHERIALRFRMMLENGFLEEARSLYHRGNLNVSMPSIRSVGYRQAWSYLDGELSYDEMVERGIIATRQLAKRQLTWLRSWPDIHWFDTCSNNLPGDVLKVLESALN, from the coding sequence ATGTCCGGGTATGAGGAACAGCAGCTCCCTATCGCTGTATTTTTGATGGGCCCTACCGCTTCAGGCAAAACTGACCTTGCGGTAGCGCTCAGCAAGGTGCTGCCTTTCGAGATCATCAGTGTGGACTCAGCACTTATCTATCAAGGGATGGATATTGGTACTGCCAAACCAGAGCCTGAGGTTCTGAAAGAGGCGCCTCATCACCTGATTGATATTCTTGATCCGGCAGATTCTTATTCAGCAGCCGATTTTCGACGGGATGCTCTGGCGTTGATGGCCGATATCACGGCTCGTGGGAGAGTACCTCTGCTGGTGGGCGGTACGATGATGTACTTTAAGGTGCTCAGGGACGGTATGGCGACCATGCCCTCTGCCGATGCCGAGGTTCGTCAGAGGCTGCTGGATAGCGCGCAGGCACATGGTTGGTTTTTTTTACATCAGCAACTCTCGGAAGTTGACCCGAAAGCCGCGCTACGAATAAAGCCATCGGATACCCAGCGCTTGCAGCGGGCTCTGGAAGTTTATGAACTGACAGGAAAACCGCTTTCTCAATGGCATAGAGAACAAGATGAACAATGTTTGCCTTATCGCATTGTCAGCCTGGCGGTGGCTCCAAAAGATCGTTCTGTGCTCCATGAACGTATTGCATTACGTTTCCGGATGATGCTTGAGAATGGTTTTCTGGAAGAAGCAAGAAGTCTTTATCATCGTGGGAACCTGAATGTTTCCATGCCATCCATCCGATCTGTTGGCTACCGACAGGCGTGGTCTTACCTGGATGGGGAACTAAGCTACGATGAGATGGTCGAAAGAGGTATTATTGCGACCCGGCAACTGGCTAAAAGACAGCTGACCTGGCTTAGAAGCTGGCCTGATATTCACTGGTTTGATACGTGTTCAAATAACTTGCCGGGTGATGTCTTGAAAGTCCTGGAGAGTGCCCTGAATTAA
- the hflX gene encoding ribosome rescue GTPase HflX, with product MFFDRHEGGETAVLVHLELSDDREREDPREFMELVRSAGVESAAFITAGCKHPNPRFFVGPGKVEEIRQLVVLHDVDVVLFNHALSPSQERNLEKELKCRVIDRTGLILDIFAQRARTFEGKLQVELAQLQHMSTRLVRGWTHLERQKGGIGLRGPGETQLETDRRLLRARIKSISRRLEKVRRQREQGRRSRQRAEVPQVSLVGYTNAGKSTLFNCVTESGVYAADQLFATLDPTLRRIDLPDIGPVVLADTVGFIRHLPHKLVEAFRATLEETRQADLLLHVIDSHDPERLENMDQVCSVLKEINADEVPQLEVYNKIDLLQGVEPKIQRNNDGRPVRVWVSAVTGDGVDLLQDAIKELLSDDMLQGQLTLQPAQGRIRARLYKLGAIQSEAYSESGDIILDIRLPKPDFERISRQEGLSDSCFNSL from the coding sequence TTGTTTTTTGACCGCCATGAGGGTGGTGAAACCGCTGTTCTTGTTCATCTGGAATTGAGCGATGATCGTGAGCGGGAAGACCCCCGGGAATTCATGGAGCTCGTTCGCTCCGCTGGCGTTGAGTCTGCCGCCTTTATCACCGCAGGCTGCAAACATCCCAATCCCCGTTTTTTTGTCGGTCCTGGCAAAGTCGAAGAAATCCGCCAACTGGTTGTATTGCACGATGTTGATGTTGTGCTGTTTAACCATGCCCTTTCTCCCAGTCAGGAACGTAACCTTGAAAAAGAGCTGAAGTGTCGGGTTATTGATCGTACCGGGCTGATTCTGGATATATTTGCTCAACGTGCGAGAACCTTTGAAGGTAAGCTACAGGTTGAGCTGGCTCAATTGCAACACATGAGTACACGGCTGGTTCGTGGCTGGACCCACCTTGAACGACAGAAGGGTGGTATAGGTCTGAGGGGGCCGGGTGAGACTCAGCTGGAAACAGATCGTCGTCTTTTAAGAGCGCGCATCAAAAGTATTAGCCGTCGTCTGGAAAAGGTACGCAGGCAGCGCGAGCAGGGTCGACGCTCAAGGCAGCGTGCAGAGGTTCCCCAAGTGTCTCTGGTTGGTTACACCAATGCGGGGAAGTCAACACTCTTTAATTGTGTCACTGAATCGGGTGTTTATGCTGCTGATCAGTTGTTTGCTACCCTTGACCCGACGCTGCGGCGAATTGATTTACCGGATATTGGACCGGTTGTTCTTGCGGATACGGTAGGTTTTATCCGACACCTTCCTCATAAGTTGGTTGAGGCCTTTCGGGCAACGCTTGAGGAAACCCGCCAGGCAGATCTTCTGTTGCACGTGATTGACAGTCATGATCCGGAACGTCTGGAAAACATGGATCAGGTCTGCTCGGTATTGAAAGAGATTAATGCCGATGAGGTACCACAGCTGGAGGTTTATAACAAGATTGACCTTTTACAGGGCGTAGAACCGAAAATTCAGCGAAATAATGATGGGCGTCCTGTTCGGGTCTGGGTCTCAGCGGTTACCGGTGATGGTGTTGACTTGCTGCAGGATGCCATCAAAGAGCTGCTTTCGGATGATATGCTGCAGGGGCAGCTAACCCTCCAGCCTGCCCAGGGTCGTATTCGAGCCCGTCTTTACAAGTTGGGTGCGATTCAGTCAGAAGCCTACTCTGAGAGTGGTGATATCATTCTGGATATTCGCTTGCCAAAGCCTGACTTTGAGCGCATTTCCAGACAAGAAGGTCTTAGCGACAGTTGTTTTAACTCTTTATAA
- a CDS encoding adenylosuccinate synthase, with the protein MGKTVVVLGTQWGDEGKGKIVDLLTEQAEAVVRFQGGHNAGHTLVINGEKTVLHLIPSGILREDVVCYIGNGVVLSPEALLKEMKQLEATGVPVRERLKLSPACPLILPYHVALDQARELARGEAKIGTTGRGIGPAYEDKVARRGLRVADLLHPERFAKKLKEVMDYHNFALQNYYKSEVVNYQTVLDDTLAMARELIPMIDRVSDRLHEHHERGDHILFEGAQGSMLDIDHGTYPFVTSSNTTAGGTSTGTGFGPLYLDYVLGITKAYTTRVGSGPFPTELDDENGRHLAKVGNEFGATTGRPRRCGWFDAVALRQAIQINSVSGLCLTKLDVLDGLETIRICVDYKNADGESITTPVDVEEYELVQPVYEELPGWTESTFGVKSLDELPANALAYIKRLEEVTGAPIDIISTGPDRVETIILRQPFA; encoded by the coding sequence ATGGGCAAGACTGTTGTCGTACTTGGCACCCAGTGGGGTGATGAAGGTAAAGGCAAGATTGTCGACCTGCTGACAGAGCAGGCTGAAGCCGTTGTTCGTTTCCAGGGCGGCCATAATGCCGGACACACCCTGGTTATTAATGGTGAGAAAACCGTTCTGCACCTGATTCCTTCCGGAATCTTGCGCGAAGATGTGGTTTGTTACATCGGCAACGGTGTTGTGCTGTCGCCTGAAGCACTGCTGAAAGAGATGAAGCAGCTGGAAGCAACCGGTGTTCCTGTCCGTGAGCGTCTGAAACTCAGCCCGGCCTGTCCTCTGATTCTGCCTTACCATGTGGCGCTGGATCAGGCGCGTGAGCTGGCCCGTGGTGAAGCAAAAATCGGTACTACGGGTCGTGGTATCGGTCCTGCTTATGAAGACAAGGTGGCCCGCAGAGGCTTGCGTGTTGCTGATCTGCTGCACCCGGAGCGTTTTGCCAAAAAGTTGAAAGAAGTGATGGATTATCACAACTTTGCCCTGCAGAACTACTACAAGTCAGAAGTCGTGAATTATCAGACCGTTCTGGATGACACGCTGGCCATGGCCAGAGAACTCATTCCGATGATCGATCGGGTATCAGACCGTCTGCATGAGCATCATGAGCGTGGCGATCATATTCTGTTTGAAGGTGCCCAGGGTTCTATGCTGGATATCGACCACGGAACTTACCCGTTTGTAACGTCATCCAACACCACTGCCGGTGGTACTTCTACCGGTACCGGTTTTGGTCCGCTTTACCTGGATTACGTACTGGGTATTACCAAGGCTTACACCACACGTGTTGGCTCAGGCCCCTTCCCAACTGAGCTGGATGATGAAAATGGTCGCCATCTTGCCAAAGTAGGGAATGAGTTTGGTGCCACTACCGGCCGTCCTCGCCGTTGCGGCTGGTTTGATGCCGTAGCCCTGAGACAGGCTATCCAGATCAACTCGGTCAGTGGCCTTTGCCTGACCAAGCTGGATGTACTTGATGGCCTTGAAACGATCCGCATCTGTGTGGATTACAAGAATGCTGATGGTGAGTCCATTACCACGCCTGTTGACGTTGAAGAGTACGAGTTAGTTCAGCCGGTTTATGAAGAGCTGCCAGGTTGGACCGAGTCTACGTTTGGTGTGAAGAGCCTTGATGAATTGCCTGCTAATGCACTGGCTTACATCAAGCGTCTTGAAGAGGTAACGGGTGCACCAATTGATATTATTTCTACCGGGCCAGACCGTGTAGAAACTATTATTCTGCGTCAGCCGTTTGCCTGA
- the rlmB gene encoding 23S rRNA (guanosine(2251)-2'-O)-methyltransferase RlmB has translation MSNDVVFGLHAVQSLFERSPERVLELQIQKGRTDKRINALVDQARDQGVSVRFVERSRLDAKADGVHQGIMARVSAARVYREEDLEDILDGLNEPPFLLILDGVTDPHNLGACLRTADAAGVHAVIVPKDKSASLNATATKVACGAADNVPLIQVTNLARSMAWLKERGIWMIGTAGESAGNIYQSDLTGPLALVMGAEGKGMRRLTRDLCDSLIFIPMAGSVSSLNVSVATGVCLFEAVRQRH, from the coding sequence ATGAGTAATGACGTAGTATTTGGCCTGCATGCGGTGCAGAGCCTGTTTGAACGATCACCCGAAAGAGTATTGGAACTTCAAATTCAGAAAGGTCGTACCGATAAGCGAATCAATGCACTGGTTGATCAGGCCAGAGATCAGGGCGTTTCCGTTCGATTTGTTGAGCGCAGTCGTCTTGATGCCAAAGCGGATGGTGTGCATCAGGGGATTATGGCCAGAGTCTCTGCTGCCCGGGTTTACCGGGAAGAAGACCTGGAGGATATTCTGGATGGGCTGAATGAACCGCCATTTCTTCTGATTCTGGATGGCGTTACCGATCCTCATAACCTCGGCGCCTGCCTGCGGACGGCGGATGCGGCAGGTGTGCATGCGGTTATTGTTCCCAAAGATAAGTCGGCCAGCCTGAATGCCACAGCCACCAAAGTGGCCTGTGGTGCGGCAGACAATGTACCCCTGATTCAGGTGACCAACCTTGCACGGAGTATGGCGTGGCTCAAGGAGCGAGGTATCTGGATGATTGGTACCGCCGGTGAGAGTGCTGGCAATATCTATCAATCAGATTTAACCGGACCTCTGGCACTGGTCATGGGCGCAGAAGGTAAAGGTATGCGTCGGCTGACCAGAGATCTGTGTGACTCGCTGATTTTTATCCCGATGGCAGGTTCAGTCAGCAGCCTGAATGTCTCCGTTGCTACCGGTGTTTGTCTGTTTGAAGCGGTTCGTCAGAGGCATTGA
- the rnr gene encoding ribonuclease R — MSYIKRCNNHMSQGWKSQDSQASLEAERYENPIPSRLYIMEYLEQRGAPANHQALCRELGINDEEQKEALMFRLKAMIRDGQLLQNRKNAFALISKLNLIKGVVQGNKEGFGFLIPDGGGEDLYLSPREMRQLFDGDRAVVRESGVDHRGRREGQLVEVIERNTTQVVGRYYTESGAAFMVPENPRISREIIVQPGPLMPTEGQYILLEITRQPGRRNMPMGIVKEILGGRADAGMEVEVAVRTHNIPHEWPDEVEKQCKGLTTEVAESDKAFRVDLRETPFVTIDGEDARDFDDAVYCQPKKGGGWRLFVAIADVSNYVKPGSALDKEAVNRGTSVYFPGHVIPMLPEVLSNGLCSLNPEVDRLAMVCEMTISGKGKISGYKFYESVIRSHARLTYTKVWDMLSLSDEGRDLRKQYKPLVPHLEHLYSLYKTLVSVRAERGTIDFDTVETQIIFGRHRKIEQIVPRERNDAHKLIEECMLCANVCAAKFLEKHNLPGLYRVHEGPTLEKKLNLNSFLGSLGLALSSGKITPRDIQALLLKVKDRPDYHVIQTVVLRSMSQAVYSGDNQGHFGLAFKAYAHFTSPIRRYPDLLVHRAIRHIIRSEIPSRHVVRVGASPIPEKRIYPYKAGDIQSLGEHCSATERRADLATRDAMDWLKCDYMQQHIGQTFSGIVSSVTGFGLFVELKDVFVEGLVHVTSLPDDYYIYDNVHHCMRGERTGRRFGLGDELEVMVSKVDLDDKKIDFELLSALGKPGRRKPSSKSGPAKKSRSSASAALGSRFKSAAAKAKLLREARAAEAAAKKGKGSLSAKGSSSTKGASEDGKPSGRKPKGRKSSKTTGKKGKPAAANKKKVAVKKKKSSTSKSDSAKASKPVGRQPRKRKISQ, encoded by the coding sequence ATGAGCTATATCAAGAGGTGCAATAACCACATGTCACAAGGGTGGAAAAGCCAGGATAGTCAGGCATCTCTCGAAGCAGAGCGCTATGAAAACCCGATCCCCAGTCGTTTGTATATCATGGAATATCTTGAGCAGCGCGGGGCTCCGGCCAACCATCAGGCGTTATGTCGTGAATTGGGTATAAACGACGAAGAACAGAAAGAAGCGCTGATGTTCCGTCTCAAGGCAATGATCCGTGATGGCCAGTTGCTGCAAAATCGCAAGAATGCCTTTGCCCTGATCAGTAAGTTGAATCTTATTAAAGGCGTTGTTCAGGGCAATAAAGAAGGGTTTGGTTTTTTAATTCCTGATGGCGGTGGTGAGGACCTCTACCTGTCCCCCCGGGAGATGCGGCAGCTATTTGATGGCGACCGTGCAGTAGTCCGTGAATCAGGGGTTGACCATCGTGGCCGCAGGGAAGGCCAGCTGGTTGAAGTGATTGAGAGAAATACGACACAGGTTGTTGGACGCTACTATACCGAATCCGGTGCAGCCTTTATGGTGCCCGAAAACCCTCGTATCAGCCGGGAAATCATTGTCCAGCCCGGTCCGCTGATGCCTACGGAAGGTCAATATATTCTGCTGGAAATTACCCGGCAACCGGGACGTCGCAATATGCCTATGGGCATTGTTAAGGAGATTCTGGGTGGCAGAGCGGATGCTGGAATGGAGGTTGAGGTTGCTGTTCGCACCCACAACATTCCCCATGAGTGGCCGGATGAAGTAGAAAAACAGTGTAAGGGCTTGACTACCGAGGTTGCAGAATCCGATAAGGCTTTCAGGGTCGATTTACGGGAAACGCCCTTTGTCACTATTGATGGTGAGGATGCCCGTGACTTCGACGATGCGGTTTATTGTCAGCCGAAAAAAGGCGGTGGCTGGCGTCTTTTTGTCGCGATTGCCGATGTATCTAACTATGTAAAACCCGGTTCGGCGCTGGATAAGGAAGCGGTTAACCGGGGGACATCGGTCTACTTCCCCGGGCATGTTATTCCTATGTTGCCTGAGGTCCTGTCCAACGGTCTGTGTTCCCTGAATCCGGAAGTCGATAGACTGGCCATGGTCTGTGAAATGACTATCAGTGGCAAGGGCAAGATTTCCGGCTACAAATTCTATGAGAGCGTTATCCGCTCCCATGCCCGTCTGACGTATACCAAAGTTTGGGACATGTTGTCCCTCAGTGATGAAGGCCGTGATCTACGCAAACAGTACAAGCCATTAGTACCACACCTGGAGCACCTGTACTCGCTATACAAGACATTGGTGTCCGTGCGGGCAGAACGGGGCACGATTGATTTTGATACGGTTGAGACCCAGATTATTTTTGGTCGCCACCGCAAGATTGAGCAGATTGTGCCAAGGGAGCGTAATGACGCCCATAAGCTGATTGAGGAGTGTATGCTGTGTGCCAATGTCTGCGCGGCAAAGTTTCTGGAAAAGCACAATCTCCCGGGTCTGTATCGTGTCCACGAAGGGCCGACGCTGGAGAAGAAGCTTAACCTGAACAGCTTCCTTGGCAGCCTGGGCCTGGCACTATCCTCCGGAAAAATTACCCCCCGTGATATTCAGGCACTGTTGCTTAAGGTGAAAGATCGTCCTGATTACCATGTGATTCAGACTGTGGTGTTACGCTCAATGAGTCAGGCGGTCTACAGCGGTGATAATCAGGGGCATTTTGGTTTGGCCTTTAAGGCTTATGCACATTTCACCTCACCCATCCGGCGTTATCCTGATTTACTGGTGCACAGGGCGATCCGTCACATTATTCGCTCAGAGATTCCCTCCAGGCATGTGGTTCGTGTGGGAGCCAGCCCGATTCCTGAAAAGCGCATCTATCCCTATAAAGCCGGTGATATTCAATCACTGGGAGAGCACTGTTCGGCAACTGAGCGACGGGCAGACCTGGCAACCCGCGATGCCATGGATTGGCTGAAGTGTGACTATATGCAGCAACACATTGGCCAAACCTTCAGTGGTATTGTCTCTTCAGTTACCGGGTTTGGCTTGTTTGTTGAACTCAAAGACGTATTTGTTGAAGGCCTGGTTCACGTCACCAGTCTGCCAGATGATTACTATATTTACGACAATGTACATCACTGCATGCGTGGTGAGCGGACAGGTCGCCGGTTCGGTTTGGGCGATGAACTGGAGGTAATGGTCAGTAAGGTTGATCTGGATGATAAGAAGATCGACTTCGAACTGCTATCCGCGCTTGGCAAGCCCGGAAGAAGAAAGCCATCCAGTAAGTCTGGTCCTGCGAAAAAATCCCGTTCATCCGCAAGCGCGGCACTGGGCAGTCGATTTAAATCGGCTGCGGCAAAGGCAAAACTGCTTAGAGAAGCCAGGGCTGCTGAAGCAGCGGCTAAAAAAGGGAAAGGCTCTTTATCTGCTAAAGGCTCTTCATCCACCAAAGGCGCCTCCGAGGACGGTAAACCGTCAGGTCGTAAGCCGAAAGGCAGAAAATCGTCCAAAACAACGGGTAAAAAGGGCAAGCCAGCCGCTGCCAACAAAAAGAAGGTTGCCGTTAAGAAGAAAAAAAGCAGTACCAGTAAGTCTGACTCAGCCAAGGCCTCAAAGCCAGTGGGCAGACAGCCTCGTAAACGGAAGATCAGTCAATAA
- the hflK gene encoding FtsH protease activity modulator HflK, translated as MAWNEPGGNNKDPWGGGNKGDKQGPPDLDDAFRKFQDKLNSMFGGSRKGGGGSGGGAQKGSSSGIFIGILILAVAAYIWNAVYTVDEKEQAVILRFGEYAETVGPGLHMYFPPIETKFQERVTELRTYNLLQQMLTEDENIVEVAMSVQYNIDDIKDYVLNVAKPLVSLEEATQSALRHVVGGSEMYQVLTEGREVMGIEVRDRLQAYLDSYGTGLNVAKVNIESAQPPKEVQAAFDDVIRAREDEERAKNKAQVYANKVVPEARGQAQRIVENANGYRDEVVAKAEGEADRFVKLMGEYQQAPEVTRERLYIETIENVLSKSNKVLVDVEGGNNMMYLPLDKLTQSHGSSNLPSRQLSAQELNEITTRVTEELNKRVNSSRVSGGRVSR; from the coding sequence ATGGCCTGGAACGAGCCGGGTGGAAATAACAAGGATCCATGGGGCGGTGGTAACAAAGGCGATAAGCAAGGACCACCGGACCTGGATGATGCTTTTCGCAAATTTCAGGACAAACTGAATTCCATGTTTGGGGGTAGCCGCAAAGGCGGTGGTGGTTCCGGTGGCGGAGCTCAGAAAGGCTCCTCTTCCGGTATTTTTATTGGCATCCTGATACTGGCTGTTGCTGCTTATATCTGGAATGCAGTCTATACCGTTGATGAAAAAGAACAGGCGGTAATCCTTCGGTTTGGCGAGTATGCAGAAACAGTTGGCCCTGGCCTGCATATGTACTTCCCTCCCATTGAAACCAAGTTTCAGGAACGCGTTACTGAACTTCGGACATACAACCTTCTGCAGCAAATGTTGACTGAAGACGAGAACATCGTCGAGGTAGCCATGTCGGTGCAGTACAACATTGACGACATCAAGGACTACGTACTTAATGTTGCCAAACCCCTGGTGAGTCTCGAAGAAGCGACGCAAAGTGCACTGCGCCATGTTGTTGGTGGCTCTGAGATGTACCAGGTGTTGACGGAAGGTCGTGAGGTAATGGGTATTGAAGTGCGTGATCGCCTTCAGGCTTACCTGGACAGTTACGGTACCGGCCTTAATGTTGCCAAGGTAAACATTGAAAGTGCTCAACCTCCCAAAGAGGTGCAGGCAGCATTTGATGACGTTATTCGCGCCCGTGAGGATGAGGAAAGGGCCAAGAACAAGGCTCAGGTGTATGCTAACAAAGTTGTTCCGGAAGCTCGTGGTCAGGCTCAACGTATCGTCGAGAATGCCAACGGTTACCGTGATGAGGTGGTGGCCAAGGCAGAAGGTGAAGCGGATCGTTTTGTGAAGCTGATGGGTGAATACCAACAGGCACCTGAAGTAACCCGTGAACGTCTGTACATTGAAACCATTGAAAACGTGCTCAGCAAATCCAACAAGGTACTGGTCGATGTTGAAGGCGGGAATAACATGATGTACCTGCCGCTCGATAAACTGACCCAGTCTCATGGCAGCAGTAATTTGCCATCCAGACAGTTATCTGCCCAGGAATTAAACGAGATTACCACCCGGGTGACAGAAGAATTGAACAAGCGCGTGAATAGCTCGCGAGTCAGTGGGGGGAGGGTAAGTCGATGA
- the hflC gene encoding protease modulator HflC, with product MSQKAFTGLIISLVVVILAWGSLFVISERDRAVQLRFGQVVRDSIPPGLHVKIPVIDKVKVFDGRLQTLDVPSERFLTLEQKAVIVDSYIKWRIHNVYDFYRATAGDVFRASNLLAQRAESSMRNQFGSLTLNEVVSGQRDEMMEELTKTLNEVAQKELGVSVMDVRIKRIDLPPQVSDSVFERMSSEREKEAQDYRSRGQEMAEGIMANADREKRVVLADAYRQSEMIRGDGDARSAEIYAKAYQQDPEFYAFYRSLQAYKESFGDSGDVMLIEPKGDFFRYFNHDKQGK from the coding sequence ATGAGTCAGAAAGCCTTCACTGGACTGATTATTTCCCTGGTTGTTGTGATACTGGCATGGGGAAGTTTATTCGTGATCTCCGAGCGGGATAGAGCGGTTCAACTTCGTTTTGGGCAGGTGGTTCGCGACAGCATTCCTCCGGGCTTGCATGTAAAAATTCCGGTCATCGACAAGGTTAAAGTGTTTGATGGTCGTCTACAGACACTTGATGTCCCATCCGAGCGCTTCCTGACCCTTGAGCAGAAGGCCGTTATTGTGGATTCCTACATCAAGTGGCGGATTCATAACGTCTACGACTTCTATCGTGCAACGGCGGGAGATGTATTCCGTGCCAGTAACCTGCTGGCCCAACGTGCTGAGTCCAGCATGCGGAACCAGTTTGGTAGTCTCACTCTGAACGAAGTGGTTTCCGGCCAGCGTGATGAAATGATGGAAGAGCTGACCAAAACGCTGAATGAAGTTGCCCAGAAGGAACTCGGCGTCAGTGTTATGGATGTTCGCATCAAGCGGATTGACCTGCCGCCACAGGTCAGTGATTCTGTGTTCGAGCGGATGTCATCGGAGCGTGAGAAAGAGGCCCAGGACTATCGTTCCCGTGGTCAGGAGATGGCAGAAGGTATCATGGCCAATGCGGACCGTGAAAAGCGGGTGGTTCTGGCCGATGCCTATCGTCAGTCCGAGATGATCCGTGGTGACGGGGATGCAAGGTCTGCCGAGATTTATGCCAAAGCGTATCAGCAAGATCCGGAGTTCTATGCGTTCTATCGTAGCCTGCAGGCATACAAAGAGAGCTTTGGAGACTCCGGTGACGTCATGCTGATTGAGCCGAAAGGTGATTTCTTCCGCTACTTTAACCACGATAAGCAAGGCAAATAA
- a CDS encoding ATP phosphoribosyltransferase regulatory subunit, whose product MTVADRWLLPDGIEEILPGRARCAEKLRRDMLDLFDRWGYQLVIPPHLEFIESLTAGVGHDLDLQTFKVTDQLTGRTMGLRADTTPAVARIDAHTLQVDGPVRLCYAGSVFHARPASLGASRSPIQIGAELYGHSGVASDLEVIALMLETLDQVDVDSVSLDLGHVQIYRLLASQAGLSVDQELELFNALQRKAISEVDQMINEWDLREVSARMLKSLPNLAGGPEILERARGELADAPEGVATALNELELIAKEIVSLYPGTGFYFDLGELRGYNYHTGVVFAAYLPGQGQAVAKGGRYDGIGEAFGRSRPATGFSTDLKALMELKALLQLKADSTDDCTEGTTIFAPVAADAAIVQSLRRQGKRVVRQLPGQGTEAADMGCNHQLICRDGEWLVEPL is encoded by the coding sequence ATGACCGTCGCTGATCGCTGGTTGTTGCCCGATGGAATTGAAGAAATTCTTCCCGGCCGGGCTCGTTGTGCTGAAAAGTTAAGGCGCGACATGCTCGACCTGTTTGACCGCTGGGGTTACCAGCTGGTGATTCCTCCTCATCTGGAGTTTATCGAGTCACTGACGGCAGGTGTCGGTCATGACCTGGATCTGCAAACCTTCAAGGTAACCGATCAATTGACCGGTAGAACCATGGGGTTAAGGGCAGACACAACACCGGCCGTGGCAAGGATTGATGCTCACACGTTGCAAGTGGATGGGCCAGTAAGGCTCTGTTATGCGGGCAGTGTCTTCCATGCTCGTCCGGCTTCCCTTGGGGCTTCAAGGTCACCCATCCAGATTGGTGCCGAGCTGTATGGTCACTCTGGTGTTGCAAGTGACCTGGAGGTGATTGCCCTGATGCTGGAAACGCTGGATCAGGTGGATGTCGATTCAGTCAGTCTGGATCTTGGGCATGTGCAGATATATCGGCTGCTGGCATCGCAGGCCGGACTGTCCGTTGATCAGGAGCTGGAGCTCTTTAATGCCTTGCAGCGAAAAGCAATCTCTGAGGTTGATCAGATGATCAATGAGTGGGATCTCCGTGAAGTGTCTGCCAGAATGCTGAAGAGCTTGCCCAATCTGGCCGGTGGCCCGGAAATACTTGAACGGGCCAGGGGTGAGTTGGCTGATGCGCCTGAGGGCGTTGCCACCGCACTGAATGAGCTTGAGTTGATTGCAAAAGAGATTGTCAGCCTCTATCCGGGCACTGGATTTTATTTCGATCTGGGAGAGCTCAGGGGCTACAACTATCATACGGGTGTCGTTTTTGCAGCCTATCTGCCCGGCCAGGGACAGGCCGTCGCAAAAGGCGGACGCTATGATGGGATCGGTGAAGCCTTCGGCCGATCACGTCCTGCCACAGGTTTCAGCACTGACCTAAAGGCCCTTATGGAGCTGAAGGCTTTGCTGCAGCTGAAAGCAGACAGTACAGATGACTGTACAGAAGGCACGACCATTTTTGCCCCTGTTGCTGCGGATGCTGCCATTGTGCAGTCTCTGCGTCGGCAGGGGAAACGGGTAGTTCGCCAACTGCCCGGGCAAGGGACAGAAGCAGCGGACATGGGTTGCAACCATCAGCTGATCTGCCGCGACGGCGAATGGTTGGTTGAACCTTTATAA
- the hfq gene encoding RNA chaperone Hfq — protein MSKGHSLQDPYLNVLRKERVPVSIYLVNGIKLQGQIESFDQFVILLKNTVSQMVYKHAVSTVVPSRPVRLPMQGTDQPEHE, from the coding sequence ATGTCAAAAGGGCATTCTCTACAAGACCCTTACTTGAATGTGCTACGTAAAGAACGCGTTCCGGTTTCTATATACCTGGTTAATGGTATTAAGCTTCAGGGGCAGATTGAGTCTTTCGATCAGTTTGTTATTCTTCTCAAGAATACTGTAAGCCAGATGGTCTATAAGCATGCGGTATCAACTGTTGTCCCCAGTCGTCCAGTTCGTCTGCCGATGCAGGGTACTGATCAGCCTGAGCATGAGTAA